In the Anaerotignum faecicola genome, one interval contains:
- a CDS encoding dihydrofolate reductase: MKTIVAVDRNWGIGRDGGLLTHLPEDMKFFRTTTKNKIVIMGRKTLESFPEGKPLKNRINILLTGNYDYCPEGTVICHSVEEVLEAVRGYDSEDVYIIGGQSVY; encoded by the coding sequence CATAGTAGCAGTTGACAGAAACTGGGGAATAGGAAGAGACGGCGGTTTACTTACCCATCTTCCGGAGGATATGAAATTTTTTAGAACTACCACTAAGAATAAAATAGTAATTATGGGCAGAAAGACTCTGGAAAGCTTTCCAGAAGGGAAACCATTAAAGAACAGAATCAATATCCTTCTTACTGGTAATTATGATTATTGTCCGGAAGGAACCGTGATATGTCATAGTGTGGAAGAGGTTTTAGAGGCAGTTCGAGGATATGATTCAGAAGATGTCTATATAATTGGAGGGCAGAGTGTATATG